The following proteins are encoded in a genomic region of Burkholderia cepacia:
- a CDS encoding DHA2 family efflux MFS transporter permease subunit, translating into MTDSPAQGGRTTDFLPYLVAATFFMEYLDTTVIATALPQMAHSFGVGPNALSLGMTAYMLALAVFIPISGWIADRYGSRTVFASAIVVFTGASVLCGLSEGVVTFTAARLLQGVGGAMMVPVGRMIVVRSTEKAKLMRAIATITWPGIVAPVVGPPIGGFITTYASWRWIFLLNVPFGIAALVCTWLIVRNTRADEQRPLDWVGFVLAGGALTCLLIGTEAAGQQDVDFTRAGVLVGASVLFGVAAWLHARRCAHPLLDFTTLKVPTFSVTVITGSITRMAINAVPYLLPLLFQIGFGLSPFQSGLLLLASALGNLGMKAGTSWILDRYGFRRVALVDVTIVGIFTIACGWLTASTPLTITLLVVFVYGLTRSMQFTTLATLAYADIPAHQTSAASTLWSAAQQMTIGMGIAFGALSLRLAALARGDAAGMHYVLDDFRWAFVAAGVLALLTLPGYARLASNAGDRLRAGVARG; encoded by the coding sequence ATGACTGACAGCCCTGCCCAAGGTGGTCGGACGACCGACTTCTTGCCGTATCTCGTCGCCGCAACGTTCTTCATGGAGTATCTCGACACGACCGTGATCGCGACCGCGCTGCCGCAAATGGCGCATTCGTTCGGTGTCGGTCCGAACGCGCTGAGCCTCGGGATGACGGCCTACATGCTTGCGCTGGCGGTGTTCATTCCGATCAGCGGCTGGATCGCGGATCGCTATGGGTCGCGCACGGTATTCGCGAGCGCGATCGTCGTCTTCACCGGCGCGTCGGTGCTGTGCGGGCTGTCCGAGGGTGTCGTGACGTTCACGGCTGCACGGCTGCTGCAGGGTGTCGGCGGGGCAATGATGGTGCCGGTCGGACGGATGATCGTCGTGCGTAGCACCGAGAAGGCCAAGCTGATGCGAGCGATCGCGACGATCACGTGGCCGGGCATCGTCGCGCCTGTCGTCGGGCCGCCGATCGGTGGCTTCATCACGACCTATGCGTCATGGCGCTGGATCTTCCTGCTGAACGTCCCGTTCGGTATTGCCGCGCTCGTCTGTACCTGGCTGATCGTCCGGAACACGCGGGCCGACGAGCAACGGCCGCTCGACTGGGTTGGATTCGTGCTGGCCGGTGGCGCATTGACTTGTCTGTTGATCGGCACCGAAGCGGCCGGCCAGCAGGATGTCGACTTCACGCGCGCGGGTGTCCTGGTGGGCGCGAGCGTGCTGTTCGGCGTGGCCGCGTGGTTGCATGCGCGACGCTGCGCGCATCCGCTGCTCGACTTCACCACGCTGAAGGTGCCGACCTTCTCGGTGACGGTGATCACCGGTTCGATCACGCGGATGGCGATCAACGCCGTGCCGTACCTGCTGCCGCTGTTGTTCCAGATCGGCTTCGGGCTGTCGCCGTTCCAGTCCGGCCTGTTGTTGCTCGCGAGTGCGCTCGGCAATCTGGGGATGAAGGCGGGAACATCGTGGATTCTCGACCGATATGGCTTCCGGCGCGTTGCACTCGTCGACGTGACCATTGTCGGCATCTTCACGATTGCGTGCGGCTGGCTGACCGCGTCGACGCCGCTGACGATCACGTTGCTCGTCGTATTCGTCTACGGACTCACGCGGTCGATGCAGTTCACGACACTCGCGACACTCGCCTATGCGGATATCCCGGCTCATCAGACGAGTGCGGCCAGCACGCTGTGGAGTGCTGCACAGCAGATGACGATCGGGATGGGAATCGCGTTCGGTGCGTTGTCGCTGCGGCTCGCGGCGTTGGCGCGCGGCGATGCGGCCGGCATGCATTACGTGCTCGACGATTTCCGCTGGGCCTTCGTCGCGGCAGGCGTGCTCGCGCTGCTGACGCTGCCGGGCTATGCACGGCTGGCCTCCAATGCGGGCGACCGGCTGCGGGCTGGTGTGGCGCGAGGGTAG